Proteins from a genomic interval of Persephonella sp.:
- a CDS encoding iron-sulfur cluster assembly accessory protein — protein sequence MQSTVNFKVTETAAAEIKRIADEQGIENPILRVRVVPGGCSGFQYAMGFDESVEENDKVIELENGVKIAIDEFSAPYIGGAVLDYVQDFMGGGFTIKNPNAANSCGCGNSFSC from the coding sequence ATGCAGTCTACAGTAAATTTTAAGGTTACAGAAACTGCAGCAGCAGAGATCAAAAGAATAGCTGATGAACAGGGAATTGAAAATCCAATACTGAGGGTAAGGGTAGTTCCTGGAGGCTGTTCAGGATTTCAGTATGCAATGGGATTTGATGAGTCTGTTGAGGAAAACGACAAAGTGATTGAGCTTGAAAACGGGGTAAAGATAGCTATTGATGAGTTTTCTGCCCCATATATAGGTGGAGCTGTTCTTGATTATGTTCAGGACTTTATGGGAGGAGGCTTTACAATTAAAAATCCTAACGCTGCAAACTCCTGCGGTTGTGGAAACTCATTCTCCTGCTAA
- the nadC gene encoding carboxylating nicotinate-nucleotide diphosphorylase, which yields MLDRLFIKKKIEEFLLEDIGHQDITTDNLKTDKTVEAHLISKETGILAGIDISLVALEIIDPSIRIIRHKKDGQRIKKGDKIATIKGSGKSVLKSERVMLNILQRLSGIATNTSYYVEKIKGTGVKILDTRKTTPGFRAFEKYAVKVGGGYNHRFALFDMVMIKDNHIALVGSIKEAVEQIKSSLSPMVKIEVEVSSIQQFEEALSTDADIIMLDNMNVNEIKKAVEINKGRKLLEVSGNITIDNIRDYAQTGVNFISSGAVIHSAKWLDISLKFK from the coding sequence ATGTTAGACAGGCTGTTTATCAAAAAAAAGATTGAGGAATTTCTACTTGAGGATATAGGACATCAGGACATCACCACCGATAATTTAAAAACAGATAAAACTGTTGAAGCACACCTGATCTCAAAAGAAACAGGCATTCTGGCAGGGATTGATATATCTCTGGTAGCTTTAGAGATAATAGACCCCTCTATCAGGATTATTAGGCATAAAAAAGACGGACAGAGAATTAAAAAAGGGGATAAAATAGCAACGATTAAGGGCAGCGGAAAATCAGTTTTAAAATCAGAAAGGGTGATGCTCAATATCCTACAGAGGCTTTCAGGAATAGCAACAAACACATCTTATTATGTTGAAAAGATAAAAGGAACAGGTGTGAAAATCCTTGACACAAGAAAAACAACCCCCGGCTTCAGGGCTTTTGAAAAATATGCTGTTAAGGTTGGGGGGGGATATAATCACAGATTTGCCCTGTTTGATATGGTAATGATAAAAGACAACCATATAGCACTGGTAGGAAGCATAAAAGAGGCTGTAGAGCAGATAAAAAGTAGTCTGTCTCCCATGGTAAAAATTGAGGTTGAGGTCAGCAGTATCCAGCAGTTTGAGGAAGCCCTGTCTACAGATGCAGACATCATTATGCTGGACAACATGAATGTAAATGAAATCAAAAAGGCTGTTGAGATAAACAAAGGAAGAAAACTTCTTGAGGTATCAGGAAACATAACGATAGACAACATCAGAGATTATGCCCAGACAGGAGTTAACTTCATATCCTCAGGGGCAGTGATCCATTCAGCAAAATGGCTTGACATAAGTCTAAAATTTAAATAA
- a CDS encoding FeoB-associated Cys-rich membrane protein, with protein MEYILIGLVVGGAFYYLIRKIRKEIKKGQCASCPLYDKCDSKEKV; from the coding sequence TTGGAATATATCCTGATTGGTCTGGTTGTTGGCGGGGCTTTTTATTACCTGATTAGAAAAATAAGGAAAGAAATAAAAAAGGGACAGTGTGCTTCCTGTCCCCTTTATGATAAATGCGACAGCAAAGAAAAGGTCTGA
- the hemJ gene encoding protoporphyrinogen oxidase HemJ, whose amino-acid sequence MYLWVKAFHIISVISWMAVLFYLPRLFVYHAENKEKKEFVSVVKIMEYKLHKYIGIPAFWGTILTGGFMIFLNPEIFKSGGWIHAKLTAAILLIAYYIHLSIIRKRLEQDRCNRSGRFFRMYNEVPTILMIIIVIMAVVRPF is encoded by the coding sequence ATGTATCTATGGGTAAAAGCCTTTCATATCATATCTGTTATCTCATGGATGGCTGTCCTTTTTTATCTGCCGAGGCTGTTTGTTTACCATGCTGAGAATAAAGAAAAGAAAGAGTTCGTCTCTGTGGTCAAAATAATGGAATATAAACTCCACAAGTATATCGGAATTCCAGCCTTTTGGGGAACGATTCTTACAGGAGGATTTATGATATTTTTAAATCCTGAGATATTTAAATCGGGAGGCTGGATACATGCTAAGCTCACCGCAGCAATCCTTCTAATCGCTTACTACATTCACTTATCCATAATAAGAAAAAGACTGGAACAGGACAGATGCAACAGATCAGGCAGGTTCTTCAGAATGTATAACGAAGTGCCAACTATCCTTATGATAATAATAGTTATCATGGCAGTGGTCAGACCGTTTTAA
- the sppA gene encoding signal peptide peptidase SppA — MKKKIAVGIIVFLVILFLFSQFLAKSAPKIAMVEIKGVISEYMSVIDNIQRAQNDPSIKAVVLVVDSPGGSVGAAQEIYSAVEKLRKHKPVVVSMGNVAASGGYYVSLPANVIYANPGTITGSIGVIIQHVNVSKVLEKLGVKVENIKSGKNKDILFPNNKLTPEQKKLIMETIQDVYDQFLEDVVKYRPINMETLKKYADGRILTGRQAKKIKLVDKLGNIQDAVNEAKALAGLEGKKVLIIRLRKEEGFLKKLVGSKVEITDFIPYSQLFYMMPF; from the coding sequence ATGAAGAAAAAGATAGCTGTAGGCATTATTGTATTCCTGGTGATACTCTTTCTTTTTTCTCAATTTTTAGCAAAGTCTGCACCGAAAATAGCAATGGTAGAGATTAAAGGTGTAATTTCAGAGTATATGTCTGTTATAGATAACATACAAAGAGCCCAGAATGACCCCAGCATAAAAGCTGTTGTCCTGGTCGTTGACAGCCCGGGAGGTTCGGTGGGAGCAGCTCAGGAAATTTACTCTGCAGTAGAAAAACTGAGAAAGCATAAGCCTGTTGTGGTATCTATGGGGAATGTCGCAGCTTCTGGGGGATATTATGTCAGCCTCCCTGCAAATGTTATATATGCTAATCCAGGAACAATAACAGGCTCAATAGGTGTTATCATCCAGCATGTAAATGTATCAAAAGTTCTGGAAAAACTGGGAGTAAAAGTTGAAAACATAAAAAGCGGTAAAAATAAAGATATACTGTTCCCAAACAATAAGTTAACCCCAGAGCAGAAAAAATTGATCATGGAAACTATACAGGATGTTTACGATCAGTTTCTTGAAGATGTTGTTAAGTACAGACCTATCAATATGGAAACCCTGAAAAAGTATGCTGACGGTAGAATACTTACAGGAAGACAGGCAAAGAAAATCAAGCTTGTTGATAAACTTGGGAACATACAAGATGCTGTAAATGAGGCTAAAGCCCTCGCAGGACTTGAAGGTAAAAAGGTTTTGATTATCAGGCTGAGAAAAGAGGAAGGTTTTCTGAAGAAACTGGTCGGCTCAAAGGTTGAAATAACAGACTTTATACCATATTCCCAGCTTTTTTACATGATGCCTTTCTGA